A genomic window from Candidatus Nealsonbacteria bacterium includes:
- a CDS encoding site-2 protease family protein: protein MEIIFIIIILIFSIVIHEVSHGAMADSLGDPTARYQGRLTLNPMKHLDPMGSFVVPALLLIMRSPILFGWAKPVPVNPYNFKDQKYGQLKVALAGPLSNFSIAFLFGIGARLIPLELAVKRGIVQNFAAPDGFLPQIFFLFIIIVFINTLLAVFNLIPIPPLDGSHVLFSLFPRAEYKFREVIAKSGFLFMSLVFIIIFLLFPYLREGVFFLARIFLGV from the coding sequence ATGGAAATTATATTTATTATTATTATATTAATATTCTCAATAGTAATTCATGAGGTTTCTCATGGAGCTATGGCGGATTCTTTAGGTGATCCTACAGCCAGATATCAGGGTAGGTTGACATTGAATCCTATGAAGCACTTAGATCCTATGGGGTCGTTTGTTGTGCCAGCCCTTTTATTGATTATGAGGTCGCCGATTCTTTTTGGATGGGCTAAACCCGTTCCGGTGAATCCTTATAATTTCAAGGATCAAAAATATGGACAATTAAAAGTTGCCCTTGCTGGTCCATTGTCAAATTTTTCCATAGCTTTCTTGTTTGGAATAGGTGCCAGGCTTATACCATTAGAACTTGCTGTAAAGCGGGGGATAGTGCAGAATTTTGCGGCTCCAGATGGTTTCTTACCTCAGATATTCTTTTTATTTATAATCATTGTTTTTATAAATACATTATTGGCTGTATTTAATTTAATACCTATACCACCATTAGATGGTTCACATGTCCTATTTTCTCTCTTCCCGAGAGCCGAATACAAATTCAGGGAAGTAATAGCGAAATCGGGATTTTTATTCATGTCTTTAGTGTTTATAATCATCTTTTTACTATTTCCTTATTTAAGAGAGGGAGTCTTCTTTTTAGCTCGAATATTTCTAGGCGTTTGA
- the rpsL gene encoding 30S ribosomal protein S12 has translation MPTINQLVRKSRKKTKKRSNTPALSFGFDNLKNRSSEYPSPFKRGVCLKVFTTTPKKPNSALRKVARVRLSNGMEVTSYIPGIGHNLQEHSVIVIRGGRVKDLAGVRYHVVRGVLDAGGVEKRKRSRSKYGTKRPK, from the coding sequence ATGCCAACCATTAATCAATTAGTTAGGAAATCAAGAAAAAAGACCAAGAAGCGCAGCAACACGCCTGCTCTTTCTTTTGGTTTTGATAATCTCAAGAATAGATCATCTGAATATCCATCACCTTTTAAGAGGGGAGTTTGTCTTAAAGTTTTTACAACCACTCCAAAGAAACCTAACTCTGCTTTGAGAAAAGTAGCAAGAGTTCGTTTGAGTAATGGGATGGAAGTTACTTCATACATTCCAGGTATTGGACACAATCTCCAAGAACATTCAGTTATTGTAATAAGGGGGGGAAGAGTAAAGGATCTTGCCGGAGTACGATACCATGTTGTAAGAGGAGTTCTTGATGCAGGTGGTGTTGAAAAAAGAAAGAGAAGCAGAAGTAAATACGGAACAAAGAGACCTAAATAA
- the rpsG gene encoding 30S ribosomal protein S7, protein MGKITRKEIESDSLYNSVLVSKFINQVMKDGKKTIARKAVYGAFEIMKSKKKDPLETFELAIENVAPSMEVRSKRVGGATYQVPVPVSKERKVSLAIRWILNAVKAKKRNTLAEKIAEELLNAANSTGSAIKKTEDVHRMAESNKAFAHFAQPRRTS, encoded by the coding sequence ATGGGAAAAATCACCAGAAAAGAAATAGAATCAGATTCTTTATATAACAGTGTATTGGTTTCGAAGTTTATAAATCAAGTTATGAAAGATGGCAAGAAAACCATAGCCCGAAAGGCAGTCTATGGTGCTTTTGAAATAATGAAATCAAAAAAGAAAGATCCACTTGAAACTTTTGAATTAGCAATTGAGAATGTTGCTCCTTCCATGGAAGTTAGATCTAAAAGAGTAGGGGGTGCAACTTATCAAGTCCCAGTTCCTGTGAGTAAAGAAAGAAAAGTTAGTCTAGCAATCAGATGGATCTTAAACGCAGTAAAAGCTAAGAAGAGAAATACACTTGCCGAGAAGATTGCAGAAGAATTATTAAACGCAGCCAACAGCACAGGTTCTGCTATCAAGAAGACCGAAGACGTACACAGAATGGCCGAGTCTAATAAGGCCTTTGCTCATTTTGCACAACCAAGAAGAACAAGTTAA